TGTACAGTGCTTGACAGAATAACTTTCTTCCATATTAGCTGATCTGATGCTCAGAGTCACCTCGTGAAGTAAGTGAGACAGGAAACTGCTGCATAGGTaaagggacttgcccaaggtcacctaaCAAGTGGCAGTCGTGGTTCTTAAACCTTAGTGTTCAAAACCTTTCTATCCAGCGCCCCTACTCCTGTACCATGATCTGGGATAACCACCTATGTGTTACACCCACTGAGAAGCCCAAGCCACCTCAGAGATGAGGCTGTATCTCCTCTCTCTCGGTTTCTATCTGTTTCTCTGTGtctcacacacatgcatatgcatatgcacacacacacgtgcacacacacagacacacacacacacacagacacacacacactgcttagAACTCCATTCCAGAGCACTGTGCTGAAATTTTTGAAGACTGCTCTAATGCTCTTGGCCTGCATTTATGTAGATGGGAGATTTTATGCTAGTGTGTATATTTCCATCCGTTTGTCAGATGGGCCACATTCTCCAACACCAGCCGGTATGAGGTACAGATTTGGGAAAAAAGATCTGAGGGCTAGAATCATGCAGAACAtatatggaaagaaaaatcatTCAGAGTTGAAAAGATTCCAGTATGTCATCTATTGTTACTTCATTGGAAAATCTAACGTCCCGGCACCTATTGATCATTACAGAATGATTTTACCTTTAATTTCCCTAAGGTTGGCCCCAAAGAGGTGGGGGTTAATCATACAGGGATTGGAAGATGGCAGGAAATACCCCTTGAGGCCCATTTACACACAGTGAAGAGGGATTAGAATGAGGGATGCTCCCAATCAAGAGGTCACTACCTGCCATCTCTTCTATGTTATCAGCATAATGGTCCTTCCACCCAGTAATTCATCACTCAGAATCAGCCACAGAGCAAGAACCTAATGAGAACATCAGGATTGCTTTCCACTGCCTTTTGTCCCTCCAAGTCCCATCTGTGCATTTGAGCCCACTTTGAAGACAAAGGCAAGCGTGTGAGACGTGTCTGGGGAGCTTTGTAAATTGGGCCCCAAAGGAAGAAAGGAGCCTAATCGTTAGGCTGCCTGACTGTAGCCTCCTGGCCTGCCCCTCACTCAGATGACTGATGCGCAGATGCTTTGGACTTACCAGAGGTTGTTTTACTACTGGCCTCACTGATGACATGTGCTGCTATTTGAGGCTCCTGATCACCTGAAATGAAACCAAAGGCCAACTGTCAGGCCAAAGAAACACGAAACTGGCCACCAAACAATTTGGTCTAGTTCTGCAGCTGGGTCATAGAGACTGTACTTAAACAGGTTATGTGAAAGGAAGCATAAGATGGCCTGAAATCCCTCCCACAGAGGGCAAAGTTTGTTTCTAAAATCTAAACAATCGAATTGATTATTTCCACTGAGCCCAATTCTTCCAAGAGAAGTTCAGTACTTGACTTCGCTTTACATAGATTGACACAGGCTAAAGATAAGTGATCCTCTTTAAACACATTTTGAATCTTACTTTGAAGAAAGCTCCCATCCATTGGTCATCTTCGTGAGCCCCAAGGTCATGCCTGCACACTTAGCTAGTAAGATGCTTATGGTGTCTGATTTGGTCGAGCACTGGCCACAGTATATCTACTTCCAACCATTGCTTGTGTAGAAGACTTGCTCCTTAGTTAGCTGTGCTGATCTTCTAAGTACAGACATGATGtgaaagttcctttttttttttccagtaatgaGCTTGGAGCTGGACACCTTGTAGGTGTCCTGTAAATACTGAGTCAAGTTGTGTGACCTAAATGACTGGTTTTGTTAAGTATGTATTTTCTCAAAGGCTGCTAGGCAGCACCCGCATGAACTGGTTCCTCAAATTTCATGGCAATTAACAGACAATTTGGTACCACTCAACATATTTTATAGTCATTCTGAAAGCAAAGCCTTCATGGAAATCAGGCAACCCCTTGCATTCAGACCAACAGTTAAAGCAAGCTCTTTGCCTCAGAGAACAGTATCTGTATCTCTATATGTATGAATGCATATCTTTGTGTATATTAAATTTGTATAAGCCATACCATCTTTACACTGACTTTGTGATATAGTAGTCTCTCTAACAACACCCATCTACCAACATTCCATTTCTCCCGTACTCAGCTGCTCAGGTCACCCCAGGaattattatattggttttggGTGCTACATTCTAATAGGAAAAGCGAAGTCAGTGTGTccagaaaaggacagaaaagtcCTGGAAAGGGGGAACAGTGGAAGACACTGAGGAGGTTTATCCTAGAGAAGAAAAGTCTCAGGGGCCATGATTGCCATTTTCAACATCTGGACAGCTGCTGTGTAGAAGAGAAATTATATACTTTGCTTAGTATGGCCCCAAAGATCACAAGTCAATTCAGTGAATGGGGATGACAAGAACAAATTTCAACTCCAGAGAAGAAAAGACTTCTCTTGAGTATATAGTAACCTTCTTTTAATTATTAGAGTCATTCAAAAATGGCCCAGGCTGCTTTATGAGCTAGAAGGTGTCTAGACATGTTTGTTCAGAGGGAAGATGGTTAGTGCTAGTGTGAAGGAGATTCATGACCTGGGGATGGTGTGAGATTTGAGGACAGTCAATAGGTCCCTTCAACTCTGGGATGTTTGAGATGCTCGGACATCAAGAACAGAGCAAAGGACAAGGCTGTCATACTGAATCACTTCTTGATCCCTGAGGTTCTACTGGCTGTGGTTCCCCATGAAAAACTGTTATTGCTGAGTGATGAATGACACCACTACCAAATGCTGACTGGTCATCTTATACTCCGTAGGTGGCACTAGGCTGTATGATTGCTGTAAGGTGttgaaaataatacaatttcCTCATACTTGGTATTGTCAGCACTTAAAGAGCACAGCCTTCCCTGTAAATATGTCCACACAAATCCTTTACAAGTAACAGGCACAAACAAAGGTGTTGATTTTGCAGCCGTGTTCCTGCTTTATTTCCAGGGCTAAAGGTTCCCTGATTCAGCTTGGCATTGTTCAATACAGTCAGCCTAAAgcttcctttttgcttttaagtATTCATAGAAATGGTAAAGAGCAACCTACCTTTGTGCAtttcaaagtttttttctttcttctttacttcTTTGTTTTGCATTATATCCTAAAATAAGAATCATAGCAAAAGGTCATTTTTACAGGAACTCTGGCAGGGCCTTTAGAGGGAGGTTGCATGCATTTGACATCTGTCATTACTCTGTTGTCTGTTTCTGGTGAGGATTATCATATAGACTCTGATCTTGTCATTAATTCCATCCTACTGTAATTCAGAGCCCAGGGCTTTGACAGATGAGCTGACAGCCCAGAAAGCCCAGGGGTAGACCTGGAAACAGAATTTGGGCTCTGTTATTGTGCCAGGCCAGAGGTTGCCATCCCTACCCCTCTTATGACCCCAACCTCCCCAGCTTTGAGAGATATTGACAAATAATGCTGAATGGGGAGCTGATTCTTCCTTGGGAACTGGTAGATAGAATATTACTAAACATAAAACATGGTGTGTATCTATTAGAATAAAATCAGTCTGAAACCTCTTAGGAAATGGAAATAGTAAATTTGACATTGGGAAGAAATCCCAGACCCTGAAAAGACCCTCagacttgttttttattttgttgtccaTTTCAATGGGCTGAAGAGATTCTCTTGTTGTTGGTTGCCTCATGTGGCCTGTTCTTATTTAGAATAATCTACATAGAAGAAACCTAAGTAATCTCTCAGTGCAGCTGAGATTCCAAGGCAAACACAGTACTTCTTAAGGGGTTGCTTCTCACTAGCAACTGCAGGATGGTTAGAGGTCCTTACGAAAGCTAGCAGAAAGTATCATCTGCACAGGTTGGAAGGTAGTAAAGGCTGCTGTTGCCATTTTAAAGATACTGAATAAAAGGTCTGGTGGGCTTAACTGGCAGACATGAGGTCACCCAAGGAGTCTGAGGCTGAAGCCGAGAGTAGAAACTATGAGATCACGCTCTGAGGCAGGGCTTAACCCACACCATCATCCTGTGCTCTGAGCACAAAGGAGGAAGGCAATAATATTTTCACATCTTTGGATAATCAAAGGCTTGTGGTCCTTCCCGTTACTGGAGTCAATTTTCCACAGcacccttcctttttcttcctcccttaaAAGGAATTAATGTTGTTTCTGCTGAGGGGCTCAGGTGTCAGGTGTGAGAGTATAAGTCATGGAGCCTAATGGGCAACCTGCACCTCAAAATGCTTGCACGGGGCTCAGAGCTTCAACTTTCCACTTGAGCTCAAGGGTGGTGGCTTGAAAGTGCGGCGACAGGAAAATGTTTGTAAGATAATAAGCCAACAAAAGAGTATTTTGTGTCTTTTCAAAAGATGGAGTGTGATGATCGAAGTCGAGATACTTTTAGACTAGGTGGTTGCCCTGGTGTCAGGGCTTGGCCAACATGAAAATGTGAAGTCAGCAAAGTTTGTCTTTTATGCGTCCGGCCTTGCCTTTCTGTGAACTTTCCCCCAGCCACACGCCCCAGAGCCTTCCCCCTTCTCTTGCTTCACTCCCCACCTCAACTGACAGACTTTttaaagctgattttagaaaatctGGAAGGAGTTATTTCTTTCTTAGTGGGAACTCGATTGGCAGGGCTGGATAGGTTGATCTTTAACTTGAAAAGGCGATGCTCTGACCTTATCAAAGACATTGTGGGCATTGGCCAGCAGACAATCATGGAACTGATCATTCTAGCAGGCGGTTGGTGGGGAGGAAGATTTAATGTGAAATTATACTAGTTAAAATGCTGCCTCCATTTACCTAATGTCAACCATGAATCCCATCTTCTGCCCAGAGTGACAGCTCGGTTCTACCTGCCTCAGGAAGTAATTAGTTCCTTGTCTCTAAAGGTGTTCCAACAGAGATGGAGGGACTGCTGGGTAGAGACTGTGGGGAGAAGCAGCAGCTCTGGGTTGATAATTGGATCTGATGAATTTGAACATCCCTTCCTGAGATTTAAACTTTGGATTGCTCTGGAGTAGTCAGATTGTGACCCAGAAGGGAAGCCTGTTAACATTAGCTAAGAATATAAATGATCCAATTTGGGGTTATTTTGTTGTTGGCctgttgggttaaaaaaaaaaagtccgaaGTATTTTGTTTTAGAATGAGAAGTTTCATGGCATGGATAGTGGAGTGGGGTCAGTCATTGGCAGAGGAGAGGGAGCTGGAGTATTTTAGGTCTGACTGTCGTGGGCATCGGAGGTACAGATGACATTGACTTGGACTCTACTCCGCAGCAGTGGAGGCAAGAGGCTTCCTCTGTTTCACAGGAGGCACTCTGGTGGACATGCCTGAGAAGGTCTGCCTTTTCAGAATATGAAACTTGGGAGCTGCCACTTTTTTCATGCAAGTATAAGCAGAGAGACCAAACTGactttttccttgcttttctcctGATAGCTGATTTGGGAAGCTTTGCATATCTGACTGGAAATATAGCCATGAGATATTGGTAATataactataaaactctcagtaagagggaggaaagaaaccAACAGCTATTCTCAATGCCTTTGGGGGAACTGGCGGCTGATCCCAGAATTATAGAATGTCGAAGCTGGTAGTGCCTGGCGGAACATCTCAGCCCTCTCATTGGATAACTGAgaaaaatgaggcccagagaggtgaagtcatctgctcaagatcacacagtcaAGCACACTTAATATGCTAAGCATTGATCTCAAAGTGGATTTATTCACATTTAAATTTGCAACACCTTCCAATATTCTGTAATACTGGCCAGAAGCCTCAAGGAACCAGAGAAACTCAAATCATTTCCAAGCCTTGCATGTAAAGCGTTAGGAGTCTTCCTCTAAAACCTGTATTCCTGTGGAGAACCTAAAAGCCAGCCACAGATTTGAGCTGCATTCTGATTCCCATAGGTGACTCAGGGATAATCTCCCAGAGTCCTCACTACTGGATTAAATGATATACCAGGGACAGAATAGGAGGACAGGAAAAAGCTCAGAAATAAGATCTCGGGCCGTTCCACTCCTGGATTAAATGACACATTATCTGTATGTGAGAACTCCTGTTGGTTTCTCTAGCTACCCACCCACCTGGCACAGCACTGTCCTCAGCCTGGATGTGGCCTCCTACTCACAACCCCCAAGTTCCCTGAGGGCCCAAGGTGTTTAACTTTGTTCTGAGGAGCAAACAGGCACAAAGATTTCTAGATGCTGTTCTGGAGAAAGAGCTCCTAGACCCCTTGTCTACAACGATGGGATTAATATTGTAGGCACATCCTCAGTAAACTGTCCCAAAACTCTTGCTTTAGGTACCCATCATAGGTcactgatggagaaggaagtggcaacccactccagtattccacctgggaaatcccatgaacagagaagcctggtgggctacagctcatagggtcacaaagagtcggacacaacttagcgactaaacaacatgaACCACCACAGTGACTTAATGCTGGGCACCAGTCTGTTGGGCAAGACGACTTTCAACTCTCTCTGCCTTGGGTTTTGACTGGCCCTAGAGCAGACTGGCTCCATGAGCAGGGGGTATTCTATGGAGTCTGGTTTGAGTGGCACTGAGACAGTCCATCACCCATTGCCCATAGCTCTCCTCACAGTAAAAGGAAAAGATCTTACTTACGTGGCACCTGAAATTCCATCACGAGAGAAGCAAAGTGTTCCTTCACATGTTAAGAGTCTATCAGTGTTCAGAAGTCCCCCTCACCCCCAGTGAAGACAAACCCTTAACTGGTGGCCTGCCAACACTGCAGTGGCCAGTGTTTATCGCTTCCCTGGGAAATGGGGACCAGACTCTGGGTCCTCAGTGGGAAGGCACCAAGATTTGGATGGAAAGATAAGAAAAGCGTGGTGGACTTCATCCTCTCCCCCGCCCCGAGGCATCTGCCTGTCTGAGCTCACATGCATGTGTGAATGTGCCCAGGAGAGTGTGTATTTTCTCCAGAGAGAGCCTTTTTTGTTCTTAAGGGCATTCCTATGAGCGAGCACACTTTaaactttcctttcccttttaacCATAGGGTTTTggcttcatttttgcttttttatacacacacccatatacacgtgtgtacatatgtatgtctACCTGTATCTATAGTATATACCTGACACATGTTTAAACTTTTACATGGTTAGGTTTTAGTTTCCCAACCTAGCAGGTTCACCCCTCCAAAACTTTTCAATGATATTTTTCCCAACGACTGAGGTCCTTACCTTGACTAAGTCTTCAAACCGGCTTCTAATTTCCTCACAGTTGAGTAAGGATAAGGACCCCTCTCCTTTATTGCATCTCTGTATCGTTTTCATGAACACAAAGTCTTCATGAAGATTCCTTTCGTCTTCTATCTATTTTTGAAATGACAGGGACATGAGAAATTGTAATTCTGAAGAAGGCAGCTAATGATGTCTGCCGCTACAATCACTTCCACGGCCTCAGCAACACAAGGAGGGCTTTGCGAATATAAATGGGGAATGATAACACATTAGTACACTGGACTggtgcttcccacgtggctcaatgataaagaatcagcctcccaatgcaggagactcaggttcaatccctgggtgggattgaaaaggaaatgacaacccactccagtattcttaatggaaaaatcccatggacagaggagcctggcaggctacagtccatgggttgcaaagagtcagacactacttagggACTAAGCAATGATACTGAATTAGAGATATTTAGTAttagcagtttaaaaaaatctacaaaagccAGCAAAGAAAATATGATGTTGCCTGAAATACTAGATAGAAATCATAGCTATTCTAATGAAATTTCATCACAAATTGTACATTTTTCCATGTATATTAGCAGCAACATTCTTTAATGGTCATATTTCCCACTTCTTCAATAATGACAGGTCATTATAAACACAATCTATAAAATAGTTTTCTGGTGAGCTAATTTGCCCACTTAGTTTTAACATTTGTGATCCAGCACTTTATAAAAAGAAGGGGATTTGCAATGCGTGTCAATTACTCAAAGTCTAATtacatctctctctttttaactttAGTATTTGCAAAaagcatttacatttttaaagaaatcatcttTCATTCCCAAAgttgagatattttattttctgatgtcCTAGAATAATTAAATGTATGGAAGTCACTTGGTTAATCAACGAATTCTGTGCCATTTTCTTGTATTCAGATTACAGTTTTAGATTCAAAACAAGGTCCAGTTAGCCAGCAGCTCTCACTGTCATTAAGAGAACACCCAAGTGCCAGGGTAAATttgagtctctgtgtgtgtatgtgttagctgctcagtcgtgtccaactctttgcgatgccgtggactgtagcccaccagtctcctctctccgtggaattctccaggcaagaatactagagtgggttgccattcccttctccaggggatcttccacccaGGGATCTACCCAGGTCAATATTTCCCCTATTGAGGCTAGGGGAAATATTTGATTGGCAGGGCATTTGATTAGCAGAGCCCACCAGCCCACCAACAAACAACCAGACACAGAATCCCACTCTTTTCTAAGCAGTGAAAACTAAAATTTGTAGTAACCCAGTGAATTGCCTCAATTTTGCCTGCCCCACCTTATCCTGATAGAATATCTTAGGGTCGTAATTGAAGGTTGGCGGCTCAATAAAGACCCCTTGCACATCCCTGAGAAAACACAGTCTCCAGATGCTGTGCATCCATAATTCCCACATCCAGACCAGACAAATAATTGGTAAAATTTCTCCTTTTCATCCATGATTGATATTTTGTCAACACAGCCAATGATGCTTATCAGTGGAGAGGGGTATACACATGGAAACAGAATAAATCCTAATGGTAACTTTTTCTTAAGAATGCAGAGCAACCTACTAACTTACTCCACTCTTCTGTTCTACAAGTCCCGCTATTTAAGAATGCACAGCATCTCAGAGGGAAACTGAGCAGCTTACAGCTACAATCAGCATTTGAGAATTACACAGAGACCACCACTTCCACTAAAAGTTGCAAACTGGGGACTTCTCTATGTCTATGTTAACCTGAAGCACTATGAATTTTCAGGTCAAATTGATGCTTTCCTTCTCTAGTtgaaaatttagaagaaaaatagttgtctccatcaggaaaaaaaaatagtttacttTTTAAGCAAAATATTAGCACATCATTATAGCTAATGTCTCCACAGTGCTTATTTTGTGCCTGGTTCTGGTCTTAGCTTGAATTTAATCTATGAGGTGAGTaccattatcatccccatttctcagatgtggaaactgaggcatagaagtGTAAAATAACATGCCCGGGATCTGAAAACGAGTAGGGGATTGAGTCAAGATTTGAACCTAGCAGTCTAACTCCACAGCCAAGGGTCCTGACcagagaaaagaatagaatatcTCACTAGCTAGACCACAACCACTATGCCACGAGaccatttatctatttggcttCTTAACATTGTCCATCATTTGGGTAGCACTAAATCCAACCAACCCACACATCAATAAGAACCCTAAATTTAGTTAATGAAGACCCATGGTTCATCTTACCTTGTCCAATCTTCTGTGAAGATACACAGCAAAAAGCGCTGACCCAATCATCTGGGTGATAAGAAAAACtgtaagtaaatacataaaaattttcatACTgacaggtggtccagtggccacaGAGCGGGGAGAAGGTTGACTGTATGTTTCGATCATGCTGCGTTAGAGTTGAAATGATGTCttctgactgagaagatggcagaggcAGCATGAGAAGACTGTCAAAGTGGCCACCTTACTCAGGATTAGTTAAGAGCGCACAATCGTCGCAGCCCACACTTCCTGGAAAATGTGCTTCGCAGTCTTCTCTCCCAGCAAAAAAGTTacgtaaaggttttttttttttttttttaacctacccATATCATTCACTTCCAGGCTTTCCCTTTCATTAGTAAAGAAGAAATAAGTTTCTTCTTCCATATATTCATTCTTGCCTTGAAATGTCATAGACTCCTTAACAGACAATGGCAGTATTTTCCTATCACTGTCTAACGTATGGGGTTCACCAGTTTCAAGGAAAGTGACAGATGAATCCACCAGCAATAGGCTTATTTCAATTTCAATCTTACTAATATAAAGCGGGAACCTGgtagatggagaaagaaagaaacaccaaCGGAAGTTTGGATTGATTTTATGACTGGCTTGCTGCTGGTTCCTTaagatttctttcatctttaaacCCAACAAAATCGCTGTGGCATTTCAAGTCAAGTCTACACAGCATAAAGCAAAAAGGAGTGCT
The genomic region above belongs to Ovis canadensis isolate MfBH-ARS-UI-01 breed Bighorn chromosome X, ARS-UI_OviCan_v2, whole genome shotgun sequence and contains:
- the CD40LG gene encoding CD40 ligand — translated: MIETYSQPSPRSVATGPPVSMKIFMYLLTVFLITQMIGSALFAVYLHRRLDKIEDERNLHEDFVFMKTIQRCNKGEGSLSLLNCEEIRSRFEDLVKDIMQNKEVKKKEKNFEMHKGDQEPQIAAHVISEASSKTTSVLQWAPKGYYTLSSNLVTLENGKQLAVKRQGFYYIYTQVTFCSNREALNQAPFIASLCLKSPSGSERILLRAANTHSSSKPCGQQSIHLGGVFELQPGASVFVNVTDPSQVSHGTGFTSFGLLKL